The Halostagnicola larsenii XH-48 region CCTGCCACGCCGTCGGGGGGAGCCGGGCTTTCCGACAGGCCCGGTCGAGGTACTCGCGCTCGCTCCAGTCGTTCTGGACGGGAACGGTCGGGTAGAGCCAGCCGCTTTTGCCGCCGCCGTCGACGGCGACGCCGTGGCTTCCGAGCTCGATATCCGCGAGCGGATCGTCGGTCAACAGTACGTTCTTGACGGTACACACCGAGACGGTGAGGTTGTCGAGTTCGGAGGGAGTCACCTCGGAGCCACACGAGTCGCCGCTTGCGGCCTCGATGGCCGCGTCGACGATGACGTGTCCGAGCTGATCGTCCGATCGGTAGCCGCCGGCACAGCCACGCAGACTGCCGCGGCCTCGAGTCGACTCGAGGCGGACGAACGCGCCCGTGCGCTCGTAGAACGCTTCGCGCATGCTGCCTGGATGTTCTCGTTGACCGTTACGTACGAAAGATTCGACGGCTTCTCGTGCGAGTTCGGCCGCACGCGCGCCGTCTTCGTAGGAAAGGTCGACGCCCTGTCGCTGGGACATACAACTGTACATGTATGTTGAGCCCCTAAAGCGCTTCCATTCGGGACTCCGGTGAGTATTGCCGACCGAGGGACTTATTCGACGCCTGCTCGTAGGTGTACTGGGAGAGAGAGCCTGGCCGCCGCGGCGGCCGACTCGGCGACGAATCGGCTGTCCAACGCGACCTATCCCTCGAGGATCGGTCGCGCCCGCGAGGAAAGTCCCCCCACCGTTCGGGCGGGTGACCGGATGCAAATCCGGAGCGGGAGACCGCTGGCTCTGGAACAGAAACGACACGTCTCGGCCCGACCGATGATGCGTGCGAACCCGACCGAGAGGAAGGGGAGCGAACCCGCAGAGGGTTAGACAGCTGTCAGATGCGATTCGAAATCGCGGGTCGCTCGATGCGACCGGCTGTCGACGGCCGAGGATCGATGGAACGGCGAATCCTCACCGGTGCAAGTTCGCGCCGCAGGTAGCCCGAACATACCGCGATAGCGGGCGGCGCGAGCGCTCAGCCGAATGCCGGGATGAACAGAAGGGGGCTTATTCCTCTCACCCAGTTTTGTTTGCTCGAGCGAAAGCGCTGGCTCGAACAGTAGTGTCGACGAAACAGTCGTATCACCGCATTCGAACGTGCTCGACGAGTTCGAACGGGCCGCTTTCGGCGGACTCGAGAGTCGTCGTCCGGTAAGAGAATCGAAAAGCGCCAAAGCCAGGACTCGAACCTGGGACAACCTCGTATCTGCGGCGAACAGGTGACCTGAATCGCCGTAACAGCGAGGTGCTCTACCAACTGAGCTACTTCGGCTCATCCTTACGTACCGGCGGGCATTTGATAGGGCTTTCGTTTTGCCTGCACCGAGTTCGACACCCTTTCACGGGGTGGTCGAGTACCCAGTCGTAATGACAGCTGAGGACGAAGACCGGGATGGAGCCGATCCCGATGCCCTCAAGTCCGGGTCCGGCTCGGCCGATCCGGCCACCGACTCGGGCCTCGATGCCGTTGTTTCGCGGGTTCGCGAGCGAGTCGTTCCCGACGACGAGGAACGAGAGGCACTGCGCGAAGCCGCCACGACGCTCATCGACAGGGCCGAACTCGCCGCCACGGAACGTTGTCCCGACGCGGACGTCCTACAGGTCGGCTCTACCGCGCGCGATACCTGGATCAGCGGCGACCGGGACATCGATATCTTCGTCCGGTTTCCGTCCGACCTCGATCGGGAGGCACTCGAGGAGTACGGACTCGAAGTCGGCCACGAAACGCTGCCCTCGGGCCACGAGGAGTTCGCCGAGCACCCCTACGTGAAGGGGACGTTCGACGGGTTCGACGTCGACGTCGTCCCCTGCTTTCGACTCGAGTCGGCGACCGACATCCGATCCGCGGTCGATCGGACGCCGTTTCACACCCAGTACCTGAACGATCGGCTCGACGACGAGATCACCGCCGACGTTCGGGTCACAAAGCAGTTCTGCAAGGGGATCGGTGTCTACGGGAGCGACCTCAGAACCCGCGGATTCAGCGGCTACCTCACCGAACTGCTCGTCTGCGAGTACGGCGGCTTTCGCCCGCTCCTCGAGGTCGCAAGCGACTGGACTCCGCCGGTTCGACTCGATCCGGAAGGCCACGGCGGCGGACTGGATTCATCCAGTGCTGACGGGAGCGATACCGCCGCCGTACAGTTCGACGACCCGCTCGTCGTGATCGACCCCACCGATCCCGAACGAAACGTCGCCGCGGTCTGCTCGGCCGAAAACGTCGCCCGGTTCCAACACTACGCCCGCGATGTCCTCGAGTCTCCACGCGAATCGCTGTTCGAACCCCGCGAACCCGCGCCGTTGGACGACGCCGCTCTCCGTGCTCACCTCGCGAACCGCGCTACGACGCCGGTCGCTGTCAGATTCGACGCGCCGGACCTCGTCGAAGATCAGCTTTATCCGCAGCTTCGAAAATCCCTGTCGGGAATAACGAGCAAGCTCGACGCTCGCGGGTTCGACGTGTTCCGGGCGACGACGTTCGCCGACGAAAGTGCCGTCGTCTTCGTCGAACTCGCCGTCACGGAACGACCGGCGCTCGAGCGCCACGACGGGCCGCCGGTCCACGTCCGAACGCACGCAGAAGGCTTCTTCGACGCCTACGTGGACGATCCGGACGCCTACGGTCCGTTCATCGACGGCGACCGCTACGTCACGGAACGCGAGCGCGAGTTCACCACGGCGACGGCGTTTCTCGAGAGCGAGCGACTGCTTGAGGCGGGTCTCGGCGCACACGTCGAGACGGCCCTCGAGGAGAACTACGACGTCCTCGTCGGCGACGAGATCGTCGAACTGCTCGCTGAGTTCGATCGAGAACTGGCTCGGTACTACGATCCTCGGCCCTGAAACGAGCGCTATCGAGACCAATGATCCGATCTCGAACACTTATCGGGTCGACCGGTAGAACTCGAGTCGTCAGTCGATCAGCCCGTGTGCCTCGCGCACGTCTTCGATCACCGACGCCGCGTCGTCGCTTACGTCTCCGTCCGGTTCGATCGGTTCTCGTCCGTCGAACGTCTCGTGGACGAGCGCGACGCTGTCGGCGAGCACCTCGAGGCCGTAGCCGCCCTCGAGAACGAACGCCAGCGCCGCGTCGGTTTCGTCGGCGATGGTTCGGAACCGATCGGTCATGAGCGCGTAGGCTTCCGTCGGCAGGCGAATCCGCGAAATCGGATCGTGACGGTGCGCATCGAAGCCGGCGCTGATGAGCAGGAGATCCGGATCGAACGACTCGAGGGCTTCGGTGAGCGGTCCATCGATCGCCGCCAGATACCCCAGTTCGTCCGTCCCGGCGGGCATCGGAACGTTCATTGTCGTTCCGTTCCCGTCACCGGTCCCGATCTCGTCGATCGCTCCAGTGCCGGGATAGAGTCCCTCCTCGTGTATCGACGCGAAGAAGACATCGCCGTCGTCGTAGAAGATGTCCTGCGTTCCGTTTCCGTGGTGGACGTCCCAGTCGACGATCGCCACGCGCTCGACGTCGTCGTTCGAATCGATCGCGTGCTGGGCGGCGACGGCGACGTTGTTGACGAAACAAAACCCCATCGCGTCGTCGACGACCGCGTGGTGGCCCGGCGGTCGTCCGATCGAAAACGGCGTACTTCGTCCGTCCTCTCCCTCGAGTGCGGTATCTGCGGCCCAACAAGCCGAACCGGCGCTCCGGCGGATCGCGTCCCAGCTCTCTTCGACGGCGGTCGTATCCGGGTCCCAGTTCCCGCCTCCCTCCGCACAGAATTCGTCGACGGACTCGATGTATTCCCGGTCGTGAACCGCGGCGATCGTGTCGATTGTCGCCGGATCCGGTTCGACGTATTCGACGCCGTGTTTTTTCTTTAGCCGCTCTCGAATCGCCCTGAGACGGTCGGGTGTCTCTGGGTGACGCGAACCAGGGTCGTGTGCGAGACACTCCTCGCTGTAGCCAAACTGCATCGTTTACTCGAACAGCGAGAAGTACGTCTCGATGTCGTCTTCGATGATCGTTCGTCGATCAGCGTGGTGGGCAAGGATCGCCGCTGCGCGCGCGACGTTGTCGGCATAATCCTCGAGAATGTCGGCGAGCGCGATCCGTGCGTCCATCGAGACGCGGTATTTGTCGTCGATCTCGATCCTCGCGATGCGGTCGACCGGCGCGACCGGTAGCTCGAGATCGTCCTTGTCGATCACCGTCTCAACCTCGAAATCGGATGCCATGAGTGTTTTTCGTCCATCCGCAATCGCCCGCTCGGCGGCGTCGATCGCGAGTTCGCTCCCGTGTTCTTGAATCCGCAGCGCGAGTTCCTCCGACGCGTCGGCGCTCACACGAAGATCACCCGCGTTCCGCCGGATGATCGTGTCAACCGGTGCGAACGGGAGTTCGACGTTCATGTTTTCATACCCGAAGTTAACTCCCTTAACGCTTTTCCTACCGGCGCGAGACGCTCTCGGCCGCTCAGAATACGTCGTTCGCCTCGAGACGGCCGTCACGGATCACACCTCGGGCAGTGACCTCTTCGCCGAGTCCGACATCAGCGCTGGTTTCGACGCTCATCGTCGTGTCGCCGTCGTCGAGGACGACCGGATTCCCCGCCTGAACGACGACGCCAGTAAACTCCGTTTCCGATCCGTCACTTGCCTCGTCGGTCGCCGACCCGTTGTCCGATAGGTCGTCGTCCGCTGATTCGCCGGTCGCGGCAGTGTCGCTCGGCGTCTCGTCCTCGTCCCCGCTCTTATCGTCGCTCTCGGCGAACGACGACAGGCCGGCCGATTCGGTGTCGGACGAATCGACCGATTCCGACCCACTCTCTTCGGAGTCGAGCACGGTGATTGTCGAGCGCCAGCCTGCAGAGGCCTCGAGGTCGTCCTGCCAGCCGTCCTGAATCTCGACGTCTGCGAGCGCGACCTCGTCGCCGGGGCCGATATCGAGATCGGCCTTATCGCCCCACATCGCGACTCGAATGTCGCCCGTCGCATCCTGTACGCGGATGTTCCGGACCTGTCCCTCGGAGCCGTCATCTCGATCGAAGGTTCGCTTTGGATCCGCGGATCTGACCACGCCCGCGATGTCGACCACCTGATCAATCTCGAGGTCTTCGATCGGCGTGCTTTCGGGGACGTACTCGACCTCCTCGTCGACCTCCTCGAGTGCCCCACGGTTCCCGACGTGGAGCTCGAGGGTGCCGTCGCGCTCCCGAACGTAGCCGTCGACGACCTCGACCGTCGCGTCTGCCTCGAGTTCGGTCGCGCGCTCGGCCTGTTCGTCCCAGAGCGTCACCCGGATGCGTCCGGTCTCGTCGCCCAGTGTGAGGTTCGAAACCTTCCCCTCCGAACCGTCGTCGCGGTCGAACGTTCGGACGGAATCGGTGTCGAGAACCTTCCCGACGAGGTTGACGTTCGAAATGCCGAGCGAGAGGCTTTCGACGGTGTGTACGTCCGAGACCTGCACGTCGATTTCGGTGTCGTCGTCCGGCTCGAGGTCGTCGACGCTCACTTCGACGCCGCTGAATCCTTCTTTCGGTCGACCTTTGATCCGCAGCACCTGCCCTTCCTCGAGTTGCTCGATCGCGGCCTCGGCGTGGTCGTCCCACAGCGAGGCTCTGACGGCCCCGGTCTCGTCGGCGACTTCGACGTTGACGACGCGGCCGTCCTCGTCTTCGCCGTCGCGTTCGAACGTTCGCAGTTCGCCGATGCTCGTCACTTTCGCGACGAACTTCGCTTCCTCCATGCCGGGCTCGATGTCAGCGACGCCGCCGACCTCGCTTTCGCCGACTTCGTGAGCGATGAGCATCGCCGCCGTCTCCTCGTCCGCGAGCCCACCCATCTGCTCGACCTTCTCCTCGACGGCCTCGCGAAACTCCTCGAGCGAGACGTCCGCCTCGAGGTCTTCGTAAACCCCCTCGATGTCGCTCATTCTACTCCGAACCATGCGTAGCCCGCGCATAAGCGTTGTCCATTCGCCCGCTCGACGGCGGAGACGGATCGTCGCGAACGGTGGATTCCGTGACGGCCCGAGAGCTTGTTCCGGGGTTCGATCCTGTGTTCATAGCCGTTTCTCGTTCGTATTGGTATAAAAACTCGAGCGTCGCCTCGATCGCTCGTTGCTGGTCGATCGGTACTGGTATCGAGTTACACGGTCTCGAGGCGCTCGCTTCCAGCGCTTCCTTTCGAAAGGGCTTTACCTTGCACGGGGATACGTTGAGTTGAGTCCTGGTAGGGTAGTGGACTATCCTCTTGGCTTGCGGAGCCAGGGACCGGAGTTCAAATCTCCGTCAGGACGCTCACTTATCGCGAGGGCTTCGCATTGCTCAGCCCTCGCTCTGGTTCGGTCCTGACGTGCCTTACACTCACTTCGTTCGTGTAAGACTCCGTCAGGACGTTTCTGTCGACACCAATCCGCGAGCGAAGCAA contains the following coding sequences:
- a CDS encoding TIGR00296 family protein, yielding MSQRQGVDLSYEDGARAAELAREAVESFVRNGQREHPGSMREAFYERTGAFVRLESTRGRGSLRGCAGGYRSDDQLGHVIVDAAIEAASGDSCGSEVTPSELDNLTVSVCTVKNVLLTDDPLADIELGSHGVAVDGGGKSGWLYPTVPVQNDWSEREYLDRACRKARLPPTAWQDDDIVVTLFEGQVFREREADGSVEQV
- a CDS encoding histone deacetylase family protein, whose product is MQFGYSEECLAHDPGSRHPETPDRLRAIRERLKKKHGVEYVEPDPATIDTIAAVHDREYIESVDEFCAEGGGNWDPDTTAVEESWDAIRRSAGSACWAADTALEGEDGRSTPFSIGRPPGHHAVVDDAMGFCFVNNVAVAAQHAIDSNDDVERVAIVDWDVHHGNGTQDIFYDDGDVFFASIHEEGLYPGTGAIDEIGTGDGNGTTMNVPMPAGTDELGYLAAIDGPLTEALESFDPDLLLISAGFDAHRHDPISRIRLPTEAYALMTDRFRTIADETDAALAFVLEGGYGLEVLADSVALVHETFDGREPIEPDGDVSDDAASVIEDVREAHGLID
- the cca gene encoding CCA tRNA nucleotidyltransferase; protein product: MTAEDEDRDGADPDALKSGSGSADPATDSGLDAVVSRVRERVVPDDEEREALREAATTLIDRAELAATERCPDADVLQVGSTARDTWISGDRDIDIFVRFPSDLDREALEEYGLEVGHETLPSGHEEFAEHPYVKGTFDGFDVDVVPCFRLESATDIRSAVDRTPFHTQYLNDRLDDEITADVRVTKQFCKGIGVYGSDLRTRGFSGYLTELLVCEYGGFRPLLEVASDWTPPVRLDPEGHGGGLDSSSADGSDTAAVQFDDPLVVIDPTDPERNVAAVCSAENVARFQHYARDVLESPRESLFEPREPAPLDDAALRAHLANRATTPVAVRFDAPDLVEDQLYPQLRKSLSGITSKLDARGFDVFRATTFADESAVVFVELAVTERPALERHDGPPVHVRTHAEGFFDAYVDDPDAYGPFIDGDRYVTEREREFTTATAFLESERLLEAGLGAHVETALEENYDVLVGDEIVELLAEFDRELARYYDPRP
- a CDS encoding histone, with product MNVELPFAPVDTIIRRNAGDLRVSADASEELALRIQEHGSELAIDAAERAIADGRKTLMASDFEVETVIDKDDLELPVAPVDRIARIEIDDKYRVSMDARIALADILEDYADNVARAAAILAHHADRRTIIEDDIETYFSLFE
- a CDS encoding single-stranded DNA binding protein yields the protein MSDIEGVYEDLEADVSLEEFREAVEEKVEQMGGLADEETAAMLIAHEVGESEVGGVADIEPGMEEAKFVAKVTSIGELRTFERDGEDEDGRVVNVEVADETGAVRASLWDDHAEAAIEQLEEGQVLRIKGRPKEGFSGVEVSVDDLEPDDDTEIDVQVSDVHTVESLSLGISNVNLVGKVLDTDSVRTFDRDDGSEGKVSNLTLGDETGRIRVTLWDEQAERATELEADATVEVVDGYVRERDGTLELHVGNRGALEEVDEEVEYVPESTPIEDLEIDQVVDIAGVVRSADPKRTFDRDDGSEGQVRNIRVQDATGDIRVAMWGDKADLDIGPGDEVALADVEIQDGWQDDLEASAGWRSTITVLDSEESGSESVDSSDTESAGLSSFAESDDKSGDEDETPSDTAATGESADDDLSDNGSATDEASDGSETEFTGVVVQAGNPVVLDDGDTTMSVETSADVGLGEEVTARGVIRDGRLEANDVF